TCGCCATTGACTTGAGCGTGGCATGGTCCGGGTGGTCCTCCAAGCCTGGATAGATGACCCTGAGCCCGAGCTTCTTCATCCTCGTGGCGTACACCAGTGCCCGGTTGCAGTGCTCCTTCATCCTCAGCCCTAGGTGAGGCAGCCGGCCCGCCAACTCGAATGCCACATTCGGGTTCATCGTCGGCCCCAGCAGCATCAAGCTCCCGTCGCGAGTGTCCAACAATGAGTTCACAAAGCTTGCTGGTCCACACACTGCGcctgtgttttattttattattaggtTCATACTAGTATGAATTAGACTAAATAACTGGATTGGTTGTATTATGATGAAATCAACCAAAAACACAGAATTTATGGACAAATTAAAGTTATGcactgcttttttttttcttttaagtcACTTGTATTCAAATAAACCAATAAGGACATCACGCCATATGGTCCCCGGCCATGATTCGGTTTCGATACCATCAATTGTAGACAAATGCTTTTTTACAGTCAAATAACTAGCCGACACATCGCTACTTAACTTATCAAGAAAGCACATATGAGGccaaataaatataaggaTCAGGAGTGATGGATTACAAAAATAAGGAATCATGCTTTTTCTTGGGTCTGGATCATTAAGTTCGATTCTAAGTAAGCTTGGTTAGCCATGGATACTAACTTCAACAGAACCAATAGTCTTagtatttttatcatttgagTGTCAAGGACagcttctattttttttttgataaatttctatttaatgAAGTAACCATCATTTTCACTAATACTGGTATGAAATAGGCAGATTAAAGGGGGAAATGTACCCGCGATTAAATCGGCTGCACCGCTAATGAACTTGGACATACTGTGCACAACGATGTCCGCGCCAAGCCTGGCCGGAGAGACCAACATGGGCGAGAAGGTGTTGTCGACGACGACGGTGATCCCCTTATCATGCGCCATCCTGCAGAGCTCCGGCACGTTAGCGACAGTGAGCGTAGGATTAGACATGGTCTCGAAGTAGAGCACATTAGTCTTGCCCTGGACCATGGCACTCCGCACCGCCTCATGGTCACGGATGTCCACAAACGACGTCGTTATGTTGCAGGTGCGCGGCAGGAAGTGCGCAAGCAGTGTGTGGGTCCCGCCGTACAGTGTGCGCGACGCCACCACGTGCCCTCCGGCGCTGCACAGCTGGAGGATCACGGAGGAGACGGCCGACATGCCGGAGGCTGTGCAGTAGGCGGCCTCCGTGCCCTCCATGGCGGCCATGAGGCGGCCCAGGTTGAGCACGGTGGGGTTGAAGTGGCGGCTGTAGAAGAAGAAGTCGCGGTCGGGGCCGAGCTCGCCGGTGAACATGCGACGCATCGTCTCAGGCTCCATCACGGTGAAGGTGGCAGAGGCCTCGATCGACATGTTCACGCCGCCGTGCTCACCGAACTCGTGGCGGGCATTGGCCAGTGCCGCCGCGGGGTCCTCTGGGTGCCGTGGCAGGGGCTTGGAAAGGGTCTGGTGCTTGGTGGCGGCAAGGAAGGGGTCGCAGTGGTCAGAGGAGGAGCCAGAGCGTTCGTTGCTGCTTACCACGGACGCCATTTGGAAggtatatttgattttttctttggCCTTGGAGAGTTAGAGAGTCGAGTGAAATGGTGGCTACTTATAGAGATTTattcctattttattaattttatatattaagattATGTCGAATTATTCAGTAAACGTGATCAAGGTTAGTAATTATCATTAACTCATTATGCAAGCTAAAGTCCTAACTGGAGACTGCGACATTAATTTGTGCTTGGCTCATTTTGCTACATTTCTTAACTTTTTAAGTGGATGAGATCATCATCCCGCTGTTTTTGATTCtgcaaaactaattttatttattttaatagtagtactcccattcaaaatatataactcacttttctttttgactggtctcaatcaaaatgactcattacttaaaatagaaacacaattatatctactttactctcgaaatataattatatctattttattctctttctcttactcaattctctttttttaataataaaatttactccatccgtttcggataattcgtctcactttgaccgggcacggattttaagaattgtaatataaagtgagttgaaaaagttagtggagtggaatgtgggtcctatttttatatattagttttataataaaatatgagtatgaatgagttagtgaaatatagaGTCCACtgctaaaaatagtaaaaatgaaataggataaattttgagggacgaacaaaaataaaaaatagaacaaattttcaggaacaACAGAGATAGTAATTTATACTGGCAACATATAATACTTCCTCTACCATACTCTATGCaagatgtaattttttttatcctacGTAAGATGTATCTTTTAGTAATAATTAACTTACTGCattctcctattttatttttttatcttttaaattttattttattttttattttattattttttcatctttatctttcttactttatttttacttttattttgtttcgtCTTCTCtgatttactttattttcacttttattttattattccgtctttctcttttttcacttcattctctttttctactttaactaAACATCACTACCTAAATTCATGTGTCGAAATAGAAACGTCTCACTTAAGCCaaaacgaagggagtataattatcatctcttactttactctattttcacgcttctactttattttctttactattccctccgtttcttGAAAATAGAGATTTGAAacggcacaagttttaattcaaaatttgataaagtaagagaggggggaagaaaaattggtaaagtaagagaggggaagaaaaaaaattagtaaagtaggagagagagaaaaaaaaagttatagaATTAATGTTAGTTGATTATGAGACCCACTTTATTAGGGAGGTGTAAATAGTAtaagtggtaaataaattgatgtataagGGTATACAGATTTCCAAACAtgaaaagtttgaaaattgttatttttaagaaacggactaaaaatggaaaaagttgTCACTTTTAAGAAACGGATGGAGGATTTCATTATCTTTCCACTTAACTGTCTAaggtcattttttttatatttattatccAAAAAACGTATAGCTTATGATGGAATAAtgggaatataaaaataattaacattaaTTGCTACTTATATTAGGGATCTTAGGgagtgttcggtttgcaagattatatccgggattaaatttgtagtgtgtttggtttataagattcaatctcataactcactcaatcctagatggataatcatgggataattaatCTTAGTTAACCcccctataactaaaataatctcacaactcaatcttagattatattttgatattattttatcttgtcaaccgaacaccaccttaaTGTATAGTACAGAGGAGTACTATTACTACAGGTTGGAACTTAAAAATTATACCTTTCcgtattcataaaatttgctCGATCATTATCTACTTTGTGTTTCTGAACGTTGCTATAATATCATTTGTACccttatttttacaaaatatcaCCACATATATTTAACTTTGATGTACGTATAGAGTAATATtgttgaaattcaattttagtaGACGAAAATTGCCTTCAATTCTTAAGggatatttttgtcaaattaattttatttttttattccctCTTTCCTCTCTCATCTTAAATTTAACGTTTTTATTCCCCCTTTCCTCTCTCATCTCtatattttcattgttttgtaAATTAGATAATCATCATTCTGCATCTCATGACTCCCACGTGATTCTCTTTCAACCATATATATCCATTTTTACAGCTGAATTATTGTGTTAGTATTTCTTCCGCAATCCATGTACCCCCGTCCTGAGATAAATGTCACCcttaaaaatgatatagtagtacatatttttattgtgttaAAAGTTGCATTATATTGATGGACTCATATCGATACCATTGGTCTACCGTCTAGAACTCTTATTTGCGGACGGGTAATGGTCCTGGAGGTTAGTAGGGATTAGGTTGCGATTTTTAGGAAAGTATGAAACTGACGCGCGCAGCTGATGATCATTTAGAGCCTGATCATAGAATTGCGCAGAATTTTGGTAACACTGCTAAAATATTGTCTGTTTAATTGATAAATGGAGTAAAGTACAAATTTTGGCTCAATTTATATAATGTTAGTTATTTCGACTATTGcgatattaaataataattcagTCTTTCGTTTTGTTGtggataaaatattatcattctttcgatcattaaataaaataatacatgcACCAAAGAAATCTGTATATGTGTccataattatattctttgaGCCAAAACtttggagtagtaattaatatgtaTGTTCAGCTAGCCATCAATTTTGATTGGACAGAAAATTTTGGGCGTCTACAAGATGAAAGGTTAAAATAACATCTTGTGTCAAAGCTCCTATATTATATGGCAATTAAACTAGTTATtcaatgattttatattttaataaatattaaagtaatatTACATactcaaaaaatattataaagtaTACTAAAATTGGACAATTTATGTTGTGTCAAAGCTCCTATATTATTTGACAATTAAACTAGTTATTCAatgataatttataaatattttacaattaaactacttattagtttaatattttacattttaactTAGAATAGTTTATACTCATAAAAgattacaataatatttttttagtataaattatttttactcaTCAGACCTATATCATTTGATCATCTGATTTGCCACAATATTAGTGACGAAGGCCAAACAATTTTAAAGGTAGTGTCCGAAACAAAAATTCGATCAATTGGTACTGTAATTTAAACCAATCAAATAGCtctaatcataattaattagttacgGTCAGtttaaatttgttgtaaatataTTCCATGCCACTTTCGATTTGACAACTATAAAAATTCAGGCaattaaagttaaataatactataattttttttatataaaataagtgtCCATAAGACCATAACCATTCTGAACCCAATTCCCCTAAAATACGCATACCATAAATCCTATGTTCTTCCCTATATACACATGCATATCACCTATCTAAGTGTAAAGAATGCTTACTCTAATTAGTTTAAGTAAAATCTATGtcgaatttaattttatagatcAGTTATACCTTAGAAATTGTATAATTCCATCACACTATcaaatactccttctgtcccactataaaaataagacaCTTTCTCTTTTAGTATTTCACCATAAgtaagttattttattttttagctAAAGAATaatacattttctctcttttactttgcATTTGACCTACCTTtttctcacttcatttttttcctctaatattttactttttctttatttagctttttaaatattcatttcttatattttatgtttaaatgaAGTGTCTCGCTTAAGACATTGGACAggagaaatattaaattaagtgGAAATATGCAACACTAACTATGTTGAGTAAGTGTACAATTTGCTTTTCTCaacttataaataaaagttttaaataaaatcattttgcACAAAAAGAcaatatataggagtatatcaTTAGTGGGTTCCACCgctattcttttatttattaaagcAAGACTTTGACATATGCTTTCATTTGCttctttattatatatggGAGTATTAACTCTAGGTCTTTATGGATTCCATCCAGGTCCTAAGGGCGAGGAGCATTATTTTGGATCACGTTCCCAGGTGTCAATAGATAgtaaagtattttatttgtcccAAAAATTATACTGTAACTGTAGGCTCTTTTATATTGATCATCATTATCTGATGCTTGTGCAAAGTTTGGGGACAGACCGACAGAGTTGTCAACTGAACTGGGTCAACCTGGCTTAGACTCGGTCCATCAACAAAATGAAGCCGACCTGGGCTAGGCTCACATGTTGAAATGGGCTCTAATTGGATAATTTTCCAAACTCAGACCCTGTCTAGGCCTATCAGAAGTTCAACTCAGACCCACGATCAGCCCATCTCTAGCCCAAATATGAcacacaattaaaaattaatcttgtataatacttcctccgtccgcgaataggagttccattttttcattttagtccatccgcgaataggaggcccggttcacttttacaataaatggtaatagggtcacacacccactttccactaactcattacactcacattttatttaaaaataatatatgcaaGTGGGACCACCATTAAACGaatttttttccatccactttttcttaatatttcttaaaactcgtgtcgctGTGAAATGAGATTCCTAAtagcggacggagggagtagtatagtagtagtaattatttcaCTTAAGTCTTAACATAaactttatattatatattctagatttttatattagtttatatttttttaaattcctcttaacatttcaaatttttcaaaaataattacaagaaaataattttaaatgttattatttatttaataaatatttatgcaatatttcatatatataattctaaattatctaattaataaatatatatgaattctagtgcaaatataaaatatcatactagtaaaaatgaaacaaattttttaatttacatatctaaaataacatttaaaaatacgtaaaacatttttgaaaaatatatgaaaagttAATTTGCTGTGTAACTCAACCAATTCTAACCCGGTCCGGCCCGACTCATTCGTTGGTGATCCAAGACTGGGCCGGGTCccaatttatagaaaaaatcaCAGCCCAGTCCAATTTGCTAGTTGGCCGGGTcccaatttataaaaaaatcacagcCCAGTCCACTTTGCTGGTCGGTCGGGCCCCAGTTGTGGGCGGGCTTGGGCTGACCCGGCTAATTTGACAACTCTATTAGGGCGAattttattcatggaataaaatattttggttaaGTGAGATTAGTTGAGGTTCTTTGGTTCTCATTTAAGAATCGGGAAGCAAACGACACAAAGATGAACTCTTATAAACCAgaaaagtagtactagttaCATAATAGTACTCATACGGCCATTGACGTTACATATACGATATACCCACGAGCCATGACACTACCCCATATCATATCTTAGTATTGAATAAAGTGGGATCCTGCATTCTCGACAGCGCCTTGGTGAAGTGGCTCCACTTCTGCTCCAAAGTCCCGCTGAACCCGATGGACATCCTAACTAGCCCGGGCGAGATCCCGGCCAgctccttctcctcctcgCTTAACTCGCTGCTCGTGCTGCTCCCCGAGCACGACATGAGGGTCTCATAGTATCCCAAACTCACCGCCATAAGCCCAAATTGGCTGCAGTTCTGGAGCAGATTCATTAGCCGGTTCGCCCTCTCCTCCGTCTCCATGTCCACGCAAAGGAGCCCCCCGTACCCGTACTCCTTGACCGCCATAGACTTGAGGGTGGCGTGGTCTGGGTGGTCCTCCAATCCAGGGTAGATGACCTTGAGCCCGAGCTTCTTCATCCTCATGGCGTACACCAGGGCTCGGTTGCAGTGCTCCTTCATCCTCAGCCCTAGGTGTGGGAGCCTGCCCGCCAACTCGAACGCCACTTTCGGGTTCATCGTCGGCCCCAGCAGCATCAAGCTCCCTTGGTGAGTGTCCATCATTGAGTTCACTAAGCTGGCTGGCCCACACACTGCGCCTGTTTCAATTCCGTACAATTTgagaatcaaactaaatatatcaTGATCACACAATTTGTATTTGTGGACAAATTAAATTGGTGCACCTCTTCTAAGTtgcttgttttattttattgttcatCTGATGGGGCCAAATAACCAACAAGGACATCATGTCACATGGTGCCTATTATTCGGTATAATCCAATTCAATCAATTGAAACAAACGCTTTCCCactatcaaataaaaatccCACACATCACAGCTTAACTTACCAAGAAAGCAGAGATGAGACCTACaaagccaaaaaaaaacacaggATCACGAGTGATGAAACagtacaaaaataaagaatcaTACTTTTTCTGGTGTCCGGATATTTTTAGTTCAATTCTTATTAACAATGATGTTAGTGTATCCAATCATATAAAACGTTAACTGTCACATCCAATATTATCTGCAACTGAGTGGGTATTCTATAGCCATGTATTAgcatataccaaaaaaaatggaatatacatgaactatattatataaatatagtgtaattatattatatatatttcgaGAAGTGTTTAAAATACATTagtaattactactagtaagTAGAGGATTTCAATAatacggagtactatataagGGACGATTATTGTGagaattttgtgaatttatatCGAAATAGAATTATAGATAGAAGTCGCAATTAATGGTTTAAAAAAGTACCCGCGATTAAATCGGCGCCACCGCTAATGAACTTAGACATACTGTGCACAACGACGTCGGCGCCGAGCCTGGCCGGAGAGACGACCATGGGCGAGAAGGTGTTGTCGACGACGACGGTGATCCCCTTATCATGCGCCATCCTGCAGAGCTCCGGCACGTTAGCGACAGTGAGCGTAGGATTAGACATGGTCTCGAAGTAGAGCACATTAGTCTTGCCCTGGACCATGG
The genomic region above belongs to Salvia hispanica cultivar TCC Black 2014 chromosome 3, UniMelb_Shisp_WGS_1.0, whole genome shotgun sequence and contains:
- the LOC125210797 gene encoding methionine gamma-lyase-like; its protein translation is MASVVSSNERSGSSSDHCDPFLAATKHQTLSKPLPRHPEDPAAALANARHEFGEHGGVNMSIEASATFTVMEPETMRRMFTGELGPDRDFFFYSRHFNPTVLNLGRLMAAMEGTEAAYCTASGMSAVSSVILQLCSAGGHVVASRTLYGGTHTLLAHFLPRTCNITTSFVDIRDHEAVRSAMVQGKTNVLYFETMSNPTLTVANVPELCRMAHDKGITVVVDNTFSPMLVSPARLGADIVVHSMSKFISGAADLIAGAVCGPASFVNSLLDTRDGSLMLLGPTMNPNVAFELAGRLPHLGLRMKEHCNRALVYATRMKKLGLRVIYPGLEDHPDHATLKSMAIKEYGYGGLVCVDMETEERANRLLKLLQNCSQFGLVAVSLGYYETLMSCSGSSTSSELSKEEKEQCGISPGLIRMSIGFNGTLEQKWTQFEKALSKMQDHPTKV
- the LOC125211874 gene encoding methionine gamma-lyase-like, with product MATMISKKRSGSSDDLHRDPFSAAKKHHPLSKPPPPHAEDPAAALAVARHEFGEHGGVNMSIEASATFTVMEPETMRRMFTGELGPDRDFFIYSRHFNPTVLNLGRLMAALEGTEAAYCTASGMSAVSSVLLQLCSAGGHVVASRTLYGGTHTLLAHFLPRTCNITTSFVDIRDHEAVRSAMVQGKTNVLYFETMSNPTLTVANVPELCRMAHDKGITVVVDNTFSPMVVSPARLGADVVVHSMSKFISGGADLIAGAVCGPASLVNSMMDTHQGSLMLLGPTMNPKVAFELAGRLPHLGLRMKEHCNRALVYAMRMKKLGLKVIYPGLEDHPDHATLKSMAVKEYGYGGLLCVDMETEERANRLMNLLQNCSQFGLMAVSLGYYETLMSCSGSSTSSELSEEEKELAGISPGLVRMSIGFSGTLEQKWSHFTKALSRMQDPTLFNTKI